A window of Heptranchias perlo isolate sHepPer1 chromosome 40, sHepPer1.hap1, whole genome shotgun sequence genomic DNA:
TAATCATGTATAACAGCTCACCTTGTCTGCTACCTTCGCCCATGAAAGAATATTTATTGGGCTTATGTGCCTCAGTACTTCATTCACTCAAGGTGAACTATTTTTAAACACCATTACTAGGTGTATTTAATTTCTCATGACTTCAGGAAAACTCAAAAATCACTACTATTTGTAGGTTAAGGGCAGTCTTTTTTGTACAAGTTGTGGTAATTAGAAAAATACTAAGTGAAGTATAGATTATAATGTACATCAAATATTGAATTTCAATTAACTTGTGAATTCCTATAACAGTTAGTGGTGCtataagggcctgtttccatgttgtaacttctatgattctattgcaggcaattgggactagcttagtggtataaactgggcgacatggacatgttgggccgaagggcctgtttccatgttgtaacttctatgattctataatcaaaAGTGATTAAGTCATTGGGAGATATACAGGAATCAATCAATCATTTATACCAGTCCTGATTACCCACCACCAACAAACTCCAAACCAGACAGACAGCAGTTTGATGTTTCTGCAGACTGGTGGGTTACTTAATTCCAGAACATTGCTAAGTATTGCCCTAGAGGAGAGAATGTTAAACAAAAGACTGCCTGCTCAAAGGAAGACACTAAGGTGGTTAATACTGTACAACACTTCAGTAATCCAGAGTGATGTGTGGCATGAGACTAATGCTAAAGTACCTCAATTGTAATTTCCCCCACTGACAGAAACAAGTCTGAAGCAGGTTGTAAAGCTGATGCACTTCCTTCTCCAGACTGGACAGTTATTACTGAAGACACTACAATGGGGAACAGGGGCCCTGAATTATTGTTTCAAAGCTTTGCAACATGCTGACATATGTAATGAAAACTGGAATTGTTACTGAGATCACAGTTGCAGAAATTGTGTATTTCCAAAATCCCCAATAAGCCTCTCAGTGAGGAGATGTGAGCACAGCCATCCTGGGCAGTACAGAATCAATTTTAGGAAGCTGGACCAGGAGGGGCTTATGTATTTGAAAAGTTCTAACTTGATCACTAGTTACTCAGCTGGGTGTCATGCAATGGGGATCTTGGTGATCAGATCAGCCACTCAATTATACAAAACAGACAAAGCAGTATAAAGATAAAGTTTTTATTTCTATGTACAGCAACAATGAGATGAGAAAAGTGGAAATTCACCACCAGAATTTAGTCACACTTCATTTTCACCAAGTATAGAATGAATGGTTATAGAACCCCAGTCAATGCAGGCtgtgcttgtcaaacaggtacactcccatgccattctcaggggctcccagtctcttcaggttggtgatgtgatctccaagcttcttgatcatcttcacttgttcatccaagtagtgggtctccaggaagtcacacaactggaagaGAGAAACTAGTGAGTGTAGTTTGCTCAAACATGTCAAGGTGAGGATCATCTCCAGAAGTGACATTATTCTTGCTAATTTCCTGGACTAGAATAATGGTAAAAGTAGTGCACTTGGGGGGGATTCATACATTTAGCCAGACAAGACCAAGATTACCCCACAAATGGAAAGTCTGCTATTGTATTAAACTAGAAATCACCTTCAGTTCCATTTTGGTACCTTAGATATCAAGAGCCCTGGGAGTAGTTTAGTGAAACAAACCTATGAAAAACCACCAATTTATAAGTGGCAGATTCCAATTCCACCCTCAACTAATTTGAAACTTACATGAGGGTCAGTGCTCTCCTTGGACAGTctgtgcagatccagcagactctggttcacatgcttctccatctgcagagctctctgcatcacctccagaccattgctccactcatcctgctctggcttctgaaaaaAAGGGAAGAGTTGTCTTGTCAGCACACCTACAATGGAAGCTGAAAGTCCAAGCACTGTTATTCTCAAGAACAGCAGGGTTAGAAGCAATGGACATTAATCGTGCACCTGAAGAATAGGAATACAAGGAAGGATTGTGGAGTCAATAACTGGGATGACATTGGAGGCCATTGCTGGATACTAGGAGCCGATCAGTCCATTGACTGCCATTTTAAACTTGCAGCTCTAATCCCAATTCCCACCTTTTTCCCATAACCCTAAACACCCTCCAAGTAGTTATGCATCCCTTTTGAAATAGGGAATTGGCTTTGCATCTATGGCTTTCTAGATTAGAAAGCACTGTCAACTTGAAGCTTGTAACTATTTTTGCACTTGCAAACTAGTTTAAAAGTTGCATGTACTTGGATCCTCAAGTTGCTTTTTAAATATGTTCACACCTCCCCTCAAAAATCCTTCCTTTAGAAGGTTCTGCAATCTGCCATTCTTGTATTGTACTGGGAAGCAGTACAAACATCTACCAATGCCATTTAGTGGTGAATTGGAGGAAAACAAGACTATGTCTTACTTTAGAGTTACTGACCAGCCTTGATCAACTCTTCCAAATATAAAAAAGTGTTTCTCCTGGAGTGGTTAGGGCCTGAACAAAAGGGCATGAGGGTGGTTACAAGGAGTGTGAACTTACTAGTTGACAATATTCCTTTAACCCCATTTCTTCCTCTGATCTCCACACCAGTTTCCTATTAATGTTACAATTTTTCTTCCAGTTCCTTGCCCCACAAAGATTTAGTTAGCAATTTGTGCAGAAACTCATCTTTCTGAACATCCACATACATTGATCCTCCTATATCCACTAGCTCAGTGACCCAAAGAACATCAACTCACCCTAATCACTTATACCTTTCCAAGTCCTCACTTATTCTTGCCCAATACTAACTATTTTACTCAATCTCACTTGCTTTTAAGAACTTTTGGGTGTAATGGCAAGATATCaaactatttaaaataatgaggaaACTTTTTAAGCTACCCAAGATTCATGACATTAAATCTAACCTTGACGTCCTCCAAGATGATTCGGCCCccacgctgattctggaatttcagcagtttctcagcgtgctcccgttcctcatgtgactgctccttgaagaactcagcaaagtgacgcagggcaacatcatcccggtcaaagtaataggactgtggggaaagacaaAAATGGGAAGAGTCAGGTCAGGCCTAAATCTCATCCATGGCCAGCTCAAAATGATAGTAACATCATGGTAGATAAATTACCCATTTGCTGACTCAATACTTCGTTTTCAATTAAGGGGCACAGTTTCTAAACAAAAAGTGTTTTCCTTGCAAGTCAAACTCAATTTGATTCATTGATCTTCTAAAAATGTTGAAAATCCCTCCATGAAGTAACCAAGAGTTCATTAGAAGAAGGACACATTATGGAGCAATAGGGCTTTTTGGATTAAAGTTTCATTTCAGCAATCAAACTACACTTCAGCTCAACTTATCAGTGGCATCTACTTCAGTTCCCAGATAGAAGTCTAAAATTAGTGCAGGGAAGAGAGCAAAAGGTTTCAAATTCAGTAGTTTAACAACTTCAaacacttggggctcgattttagcgtcaggtttcctgcgggtttccagcaggggggggccccgaaaatcccgatattcagtcacgtgaccggatcacgCCGAGATCccagccacttccgggtgccgcgcaggccccgctggtgggaatcccgcaggcaattaaagccagcggggttccacttgagtgtacttaccttgcttgttgaggtcattaaatgagctgaagcagctgtcaaaacaggaagtgtgggattttagcttcaacgcagtgtgtttcacacactggtagaagcagtctcccttcaaccggtcgtgttccagccagcagcctgtggcagctgccaaaggtgcactccacagcgggtgggagagccctcacccacgcaggaggccaccgcgtcacgtagggcaacccctgccctccaccacccccgccaagccagaggacagaccgacgtgaaaccgcagccccagtgcgaggaaccacctacctagcctgcacaacccctcagaccaacacctgccagatgggtggtgcgttgacatcctcggaggacgaacagcatgaccagccccagcagcctcgcagtccacctcggagacgtggagccccccaacacggtgctgcggcacacccacctgcacagcaggagggagggcaaccgcagagagagatgcgtcgcaggaggcactaccctccgcacagggtgtacagaccgaggctcccctacacacgtggctcatgacgcctctgaggaaccccatcaccgagccggagcgtcggtacaatgacagccacactgctaccaggtctacaattgagcagaccatagggctgctcaagatgcgcttcgggtgccttgatcgttctgggggagcgctccaatacacaccattcagagtgggacgaatcatagttgtctgctgtgccctgcataacatggcactacagagaggggtgccgctggaggaggcccaatccacacccgccacccacgttgaggacggcgatgaggaggaggaggacgcggatgcgccagaggatggtggacgacccatgcgccgaaccacgactcaccgggatgctcgccgggccagggaggcactcatacgtcaacggttctcctagagtcagacagtgcaagGCGCCCACATCTCCACAcctgcgaggggccataccagccccctccactgaagactgttgccagtactcctgcacccacagcagtgtgcccaatgggtggcagcaggtgttcgccgtcatgatggcctgcacggaacgcacctattgcacaggccgcggaagaatggacgagaggtggcaggagtggtgagaatatagtatttaatatgtacaatgtgagataatataaacaaaaagtgtacaaattaatagacaccctggtgcattccctttgtgcttataacgcctttggatttattttgcgggtacccctacgtggtgctacccctgtggctccagcagaggtagtggcaggttgctcctgttctcgccctgaccgggtagatgctttgggcggacggcccctgggtttcggtgcccgtgagggcacctccacagactgctcctcctgcaccggggcaggggcagactcggccacctggagaggaggcaccattgcgggtactggttgagggggggcaacgggtgggacgtgggggcgccttgagaagcgtccccgcttccatgtccccggtcaccatcatccctctcgtggcctcggcccacatcaccccgtccaccctgctggacggcagtttggatggcatgtgtgaggccttgcaaggccacctagtgtatccgtcagcctgtttatggcggcggaatgttgctcaccctgaatccgtacagccgttgtcagggcctgcacggactcgatgtggagctgtgcgtgacgctcgagggaggccagcctgtcctccaccgcagacattcctgcgACACTGTCGctggtaccctcctgtacctgcgccaccaatgccctcatgcaggagttggactcctccatcgcctgcgcaattgtggacaatgcacgcggcacctctcccagtacctcagcaattagctggtgcccctcgacaactctccttttcactggtggccccctgggttcagcatctgggtccggctgagcagagcctggagatgagtgctcccaccgacgcagaccctccgcggctgcccctgccaccagggtctgctcatgctcactcgtgcgcggtgaatcaccaagtgctaccccaactagttggcgagggggacccaccgaggtgcgtgtctctgcgctggtggatggttggctcagatgtgacgatgcaccctcagagaccggcatatcctctgaggaatcgccctcctcaatcgcagcgctcgcagacggccctgcaagagaacagagggcactatgaggcatgtgcaccaacgttacggtgcgcctgatggcaggtgatgatacggtcactcgcgatcatgggtgttgagtgtcagctttcccttaccggccgtttctgcagcgacagactcgccatctgcgaccgacaggcaatgtggtgtgcgggcgaggtcgagcgcctccacctctgcgtctgcGTCGGTGAGGTCTACCaggtgcggcgggccacctccggtgcgtgccctttccctgtggctcttgctcctcttctcccgtcaaggcaaaacacagatgcgtgagtgggtgcgtattgcatagtgagacgcatcgagcatcggtgtgggtgggttgagcgtggggcagatggatgggaggatgcgtgtgccacatgctcatcccattgcatagggattggggtgtgtggtagtgttcgggtggggacagggacggtgggtacttgcgggcacggcgaggatggtgagtgagtggctgtgaggattgctgcgggagcgctgtgttggctctgcaggaggggttgtgatctgtttggcgtgatggtggggacgggttgtgggagggtgcgttagtgtactcaccttgccggacctagtgaggtaattgaaccgcttgcggcactgctcccatgtccttggggtgttggccctgctgctgacctccgccgccacctctgcccatgccttcctggtggcggcagcagggcacttgcgtccatccgcagggaagagcgtgtccctcctcctcctcacgccctccagcgtcAGCTGAGGCGCAAGGTctgaaaaacgtggcgcagcctttcccctcgggtgagccatcatctgtagcctactgattgcagcaggaggggctttgggagactgcccctttaagtggagctcctacatcgcgtcgacgcagctggggagcggagaacccggaagcagggcttaaccaGGTCAATTATCCCACGATCGCAcgggggacgcacgcaattagccgtccgcgttttccacgctcccggaggaccacctgctgggaacccgcaggcctgctaaaatcaagcCCTTAGTGTCACCTCAGTGAGGAAAACTTCAGCACAACAGGAGTATAAGTATGTCAGTCAAttagaaaggggaggggaagaaagccaGAACCAGCCAATGTTCCACTAACTAGTCACCCAAATCTAATTTCCCCCCACCAAGTTGCAAAAGTCAAACAGGTTTATGAATCCTCAAGATGAATTCTCTATTACAAACTTAATGGAACCCTTGAGTTAACATCAGGATAGGACACAGCTATTAGAGCAGGGAACAATCTGTTAATAAGACCTTCAATGAAATCATTGTGGTAAGAGTATTCACTAGATTGAGACTGGGGAGGTCACAGAGGTACACTCTGAAGCCAATTCATTGACAAGAAACTCTATCTGCTTAGAATACAATGACATCACAGCcttaattttgaaactgtgccccaaAAATACAAAACTCACCATAGAgagataaacataggaggaatagagctccatattgatctgcttgttgacaccatcctcacactccttgtgatagttctgCCACACTTGGGAGGCCATCTTAACTTTTACTATTAGCAAAACTCTCACTTTAAACACCACTGCAGAAACAATGTCACCTCTTCCCTCACAAGCTTTTGTATTTATATTACTGGGACAGCCTGCATTTGAACAGGTTATGACATCACCAATGATGATTGACAATCCCTGATAGCCACTCAGGAATCGTCCATGAATCCAGGCACCAATTAACAAAGGACAGGGGGTGGGGTGTGATTCCCAGAACCAATCAGAACTTTGGAATACAGGCAGGATTGGAGGATTATTGTGTGATGTCATTGCTGTTGGTTTCTTTGACTTTCCTCAAACGAAATCTGATCACATCTCTGTTGGGTTGTCTTTCAGACACACCAGCTCGGCATTGGAGCTGATTCTGGCTGAACTGCCACTgagtggagagcagagagagcagagggagCAGGCCCTTGCCCGGGTCCCTCTGAgtcaaggagaaggagaaggagaaaccaccatcaacaaggagggagggagggagggagggagaagaataCTACCAAACAGCAGCCGGGAGGGgttgtgctgctgctgctgctgctggtttgCGACACCgaacagagggaggaagaggaggtcggtGCAGTGAGGTGCGTCGGCTGAaggtagggggaggaagaagacttCAGAGGACAGGGGTCccccccaagtgtctggcccaggacagctggagctgcctgggtgaagttactttTTCAATCTTTGGAGGACTGAGCCtcggcagctccagctgtctaggggaagacatctcctccccctgcccactgGAAGACAGACAGAAGAAGATCCACCTTTTAAGGTGcaaccccgcccctcttccacccacTTCTGCAGCAGCCTACCCCTGCAGACTCCCTCCTTCCCATTCCACCATTAATCCCTCCCACCTTCTCTTGCTCTCCCGGATATTCTGGGGGAAAGTAAAACCAGCAAAGGGGCCCCTCTCCCAACCAAGCTCTGGGATTCGGGGAGAGaggtttcctcagggcttcttttAAAAAGGCCTAATTTCATCAGTGGGCCCGAGACTTGGGGTGGGTGTGGCTCCTGAAGTCATGGCGTCACCATCTTCGCCGGTGCCAggacccagcaggacgtatgcggcGGTTACCTCGGGGGCCGCTCCTACAGTTCGTGCCGCTCCTGCTGGGCCGGCGCCTTTCCGCCTCATTACCAGGAAGCATGGGGTGAAGAGCTACGCCCACCCCAACATGACCATTGAGGCCTGCGTtaaggccatggccgaggttgtcggcccctcggccatcgtcgcgGCCTCAAAAATGTACGGGAGGGCGGTGTTCTTcctgaggtccgagcgggcggtgtccctggcccttagtaaggggctcacggtgggcgggaccttcctgccggtggacccgctggaggccaccgcgcagcgggTCATTCTATCTAACGTCCCGCCTTTCCTGTCGGacgagctcctcctcccccacctacgtcaactgggggaggtgaggtcgggggtaacgccgctgccgctcggactcagggagaacagcctccggcatgtttactccttccgtcgccagGCATTCGTCAAGCTGGCacgggaggaggttacggaggggggctttaacgccctccaCGAGGGGACCCCTTACCGCGTCTTTTGGACggcagagggtgggcggtgccatgcctgtaaggaggtggggcacctgaAGAGGAACTGCCCTGCCTCTCAGGCCGCCAAAACAGCTACGGCGGCCGGggctggcgccgccaccgctcctcccccccaaccccgcccccgcgtcgggagagtcaacTGCGCGGGTGGAGGTTGTCGGCGAGGcctccgccgggggggggggggggagcggggggaaggGAACCCTCGCCCGAAAAAAGcgcggagaaagagaaagaatctCG
This region includes:
- the LOC137305525 gene encoding ferritin heavy chain, oocyte isoform-like — its product is MASQVWQNYHKECEDGVNKQINMELYSSYVYLSMSYYFDRDDVALRHFAEFFKEQSHEEREHAEKLLKFQNQRGGRIILEDVKKPEQDEWSNGLEVMQRALQMEKHVNQSLLDLHRLSKESTDPHLCDFLETHYLDEQVKMIKKLGDHITNLKRLGAPENGMGVYLFDKHSLH